TGCCCCAGACCCTGTTGGTCTCCCCCCCGCATGCCGACCCTGGCGCCCCGGGGAGCAACAGCAAACTCCACAACCCTGATACCGATTTTCAGATCACCATCCGGTTTCCCCTCGGCGAGACCAGGCTTGACCAGGGCGTCAAGGCCCTGCTGGCATCCATCCACCACTATCTACAACGGGATACCCAGGCGCGGGTGTTGCTGCATGGCCATGCCGATCGATCAGGGCCAGAGGATTTCAACATGCTGCTCAGCCACGACAGGGCCCAAGGTGTCGCCGACTTTTTAGCCGCAAGCGGTATCCGCCCCGAGCGCATGGAGGTGAAAGGTTTTGGCTCTCTGCACCCCCTGGACCCGGGAGAGTCGGAAACTTCCCTGGCCCGCAACCGGCGTGTTGAAATCCGGGTTCTCGGGTATTAGCCTGTGGGAGGCAGGTTCAGTTACCAGAAAACCATTTCGAGGAGTGAGACAGCAACGTGGTCATCCCCCCCTTTTCCCTGACTCCACCCTCCTGGACAACACTCTGGTCGGGAACCCGCAAGGTGATGGAGGATGCCCTCCTCCTGGCCATGGACCAAACCGTGCGCCTGGCCGTCACTGGCTTGAACCAAAGTGGCAAAACGGTCTTTATCACGACCCTGATCCACCAATTGTTGCAGGGGCATCGGAGCAAACGCCTCCCCCTGTTCGGGGTGGTCGAAACCGGTCGCTTCCAGGGGGCCAAGGTGATCGAACAACCCAACCTGGATATCTCCACCTTTGGTTATGACCGGTTCATGTTGGCCTTAAACGGCTCCCCGCCTGCCTGGCCCCAGGCGACGGATGGACTGAGTGAAATCCGCCTGGCCATCCGCTACCGACCCAAAAAGGTCGTGCAAAAATATTTGCAACCTCTGGCCACCCTCTACCTGGACATCATCGACTATCCTGGCGAATGGCTGTTGGATCTCCCCATGCTGGATCTCTCCTTTGCCGCCTGGTCGGCGGAGACTCTGGTTCTGTGCGAACAGGAGCCCCGTCTCACCCTGGCCCGGGAGTGGCGCCACGCCCTGGCCAGCATCAACCCTTCCGCCCCGGCGGATGAAGAGGTCATCCGTCAGGTCAGCAAGTTGTTTACCCGATTTTTGCGCCGCTGCAAGGAGCCCGATGTCGGGTTGCATTTTTTGCAACCGGGCCGCTTTCTGATCCCGGGAGATCTGCTCGACACCCCTCTGCTGGCCTTCTGTCCGCTGCCAACACCCGCCAAGGGGACATACCCCTCCGGCTCCCTGTATGCCACCATGGAACAACGTTATCTGCTCTACCGGGACCGGGTGGTGCGTTCATTCTACAAAAAACATTTTTCCCGGTTTGATCGGCAAATCGTCCTGGTCGATCCCATGCGGGCCCTCAACAAAGGGTTCGGCAGCTTTTCCGATATGGAAAAAACCCTGCAATCAATCCTGAGCAGCTTCAATTATGGACCCGCCGGTCTCCTGCGCCGCCTGTTCAAGCCGCGTATCGATAAACTGTTATTTGCCGCTTCCAAGGTGGATCACGTAGCGGCCAACCAGCACCACAATCTGGAACGATTGTTGGAGCACCTGGTGGCCATCCCCACCAACAACGCCCTGTTCCATGGCGTACAGGTCAAGGCAATGACCCTGGCCTCCGTGCGATGTACCCAGACAGTCGTCCAGGAACACGATGGGCGCCGGCTCTCTTTTGTCCAGGGTATTCCCAAGGGGCGCAGCGAGGAGATCCTGCTGTTTCCCGGCGAAATCCCGGAGACCATTCCCGATCCCGCCGATTGGGATGCGGAACGGTTCCGTTTCCTGGAGTTTGAGCCCCGAGGCACGGGCAACTCCCGCGACGGCACCCTGCCCCATATCCGCGTGGATCAGGCCCTGGAGTTTTTATTGGGAGACAAACTGTGCTGAAGAGGGAGCGCTGGATGCCGCCCCTGGAGAGACATCCGGCAGCACCCGCTGCACCGCCTGCCGACAGCATGCCAGGCAGACCCGTCGTCCTGACCCCCCCTCCATCGACTGCGGCAGCAGCGGGTGCCCGGGATGAGCAAAACCACCCCACCACCGCCGATGCTCCCGGCAAGGAGAGCGATCCGCCCGGGTGGGAGGCCAACGACGCGGAACACCCGGA
Above is a genomic segment from Magnetococcales bacterium containing:
- a CDS encoding YcjX family protein, whose protein sequence is MVIPPFSLTPPSWTTLWSGTRKVMEDALLLAMDQTVRLAVTGLNQSGKTVFITTLIHQLLQGHRSKRLPLFGVVETGRFQGAKVIEQPNLDISTFGYDRFMLALNGSPPAWPQATDGLSEIRLAIRYRPKKVVQKYLQPLATLYLDIIDYPGEWLLDLPMLDLSFAAWSAETLVLCEQEPRLTLAREWRHALASINPSAPADEEVIRQVSKLFTRFLRRCKEPDVGLHFLQPGRFLIPGDLLDTPLLAFCPLPTPAKGTYPSGSLYATMEQRYLLYRDRVVRSFYKKHFSRFDRQIVLVDPMRALNKGFGSFSDMEKTLQSILSSFNYGPAGLLRRLFKPRIDKLLFAASKVDHVAANQHHNLERLLEHLVAIPTNNALFHGVQVKAMTLASVRCTQTVVQEHDGRRLSFVQGIPKGRSEEILLFPGEIPETIPDPADWDAERFRFLEFEPRGTGNSRDGTLPHIRVDQALEFLLGDKLC